One segment of Indicator indicator isolate 239-I01 chromosome 23, UM_Iind_1.1, whole genome shotgun sequence DNA contains the following:
- the LOC128974761 gene encoding zinc finger protein 883-like, with product MATQKDLDKILEETYLKNNLEEPKCSSEGEEGDKDMDEEDDKDELHEEEDLDDDDEESFKLSAKLTQYHRVHNGKKLYICSGCGKSFTRSLMLIAHWHSHTGKKPFACTGCGKSFRHGFSFLQHRRIHTGERPHVCGDCGKSFQGSSLLIAHWLVHAGEQPFTCTDCGKSFSVSCHLFRHCRVHTGEKPYCCAGCGQRFRWSKTLITHWRVHSGQKPYSCTDCGKSFSSKFNLTQHHRIHTGEKPFQCGKCGKSFTRKFSFTQHRCVRIGERPYVCGDCGKSFTRKFSFTRHRCVRIGERPYVCGDCGKSFTQSSTLTKHHRTHTNKKLYHCAKSGKTFSSESTLTKQRHTHTGEKQHQCADCGKNFTYRFLLTRHRRTHTGERPYICGVCSKSFFDNSSLTKHCRIHTGEKPFICADCGKRFGSRFHLTQHHRVHTGEKPFTCTDCGKSFTQSFKLTEHRYIHTSGELCRCAECGKSFSSNFNLRQHQRVHTGERPYICGDCNKSFVHKSDLTQHRHTHTGERPYVCGDCGKTFAWRSSLIRHCQTHSGLKPFTCAYCGKSFSHRSHLGRHIQIHTR from the exons ATGGCCacccagaaggacctggacaaaaTCCTGGAGGAGACCTATCTGAAGAATAATTTGGAGGAGCCAAAGTGCAGCtctgagggagaagagggtgACAAAGATATGGATGAGGAGGACGACAAGGATGAATTACATGAAGAGGAGGAccttgatgatgatgatga GGAGAGCTTCAAGCTCAGTGCCAAGCTCACCCAGTACCACAGGGTCCACAACGGGAAGAAGCTGTACATCTGCTCTGGCTGCGGCAAGAGCTTCACTCGCAGCCTGATGCTCATCGCCCACTGGCACAGCCACACTGGGAAGAAGCCCTTCGCCTGCACCGGCTGTGGTAAGAGCTTCCGCCATGGCTTCAGCTTCCTCCAGCACCGTCGTATTCACACTGGCGAGAGGCCGCATGTCTGCGgtgactgtggcaagagcttccaGGGGAGCTCCCTGCTCATCGCTCACTGGCTTGTCCATGCTGGCGAGCAACCCTTCACCTGTActgactgtggcaagagcttcagcGTCAGCTGCCACCTCTTCCGGCACTGCCGCGTCCACACCGGAGAGAAGCCGTACTGCTGCGCCGGCTGTGGTCAGAGATTCCGTTGGAGCAAGACGCTCATCACCCACTGGCGTGTCCACAGTGGCCAGAA GCCATACAGCTGCACCGACTGCGGCAAGAGTTTCAGCTCCAAATTCaacctcacccagcaccaccgAATCCACACTGGGGAAAAGCCATTCCAGTGTGGTAagtgtggcaagagcttcactCGGAAATTTTCATTCACCCAGCACCGCTGTGTTCGCATTGGTGAGAGGCCCTATGTATGTGGcgactgtggcaagagcttcactCGGAAATTTTCATTCACCCGGCACCGCTGTGTTCGCATTGGTGAGAGGCCCTATGTATGTGGcgactgtggcaagagcttcactCAGAGCTCAACCCTCACCAAGCACCACCGGACCCACACCAACAAGAAGCTGTACCACTGTGCTAAGAGTGGCAAGACCTTCAGCTCCGAGTCCACCCTCACCAAGCAACGCCACACCCACACTGGTGAAAAGCAACACCAGTGTGCTGACTGTGGCAAGAATTTCACCTACAGGTTCCTTCTCACTCGGCACCGCCGCACCCACACCGGTGAGAGGCCTTACATCTGTGGTGTATGCAGCAAAAGCTTCTTTGACAACTCGTCTCTCACCAAACACTGCCGCATCCACACTGGTGAGAAACCCTTCATCTGTGCTGACTGTGGCAAGAGGTTCGGCAGCAGATTCCATCTCACGCAGCACCACCGTGTGCACACAGGTGAGAAGCCCTTCACCTGCACTGACTGCGGCAAAAGCTTCACTCAGAGCTTCAAACTAACCGAGCACCGCTACATCCACACCAGTGGGGAACTGTGCCGCTGTGCTGAGTGTGGAAAAAGCTTCAGCTCCAACTTCAACCTCAGGCAGCACCAGCGTGTGCACACTGGTGAGAGGCCATACATCTGTGGTGACTGCAATAAAAGCTTTGTTCATAAGTCTGACCTCACCCAGCACCGCCATACTCACACAGGTGAGAGGCCATATGTCTGCGGTGACTGTGGTAAAACCTTCGCTTGGAGGTCCAGCCTCATCCGGCACTGCCAGACCCACTCTGGTCTGAAGCCCTTCACTTGTGCCTACTGTGGTAAGAGCTTCAGCCACAGATCCCATCTAGGCCGGCATATTCAAATCCACACCAGGTGA